The following coding sequences are from one Kushneria phosphatilytica window:
- a CDS encoding 2OG-Fe dioxygenase family protein — protein sequence MQVTHISAATRHQFWAPHVERDLEAQNWSITDMSHQIDLAAWQRYLDDLPRDPYVNDRWKRMAWLNITDDGDIADMGECPMAQGGMFNDADSMADKLRYYPALERSFIERDDVQAFVRAWTELWGISPREPILMQITGVKGTGQLDPLQGQGIHADGSQFLSIMVLNRENVRGGDSCLYADKAGTQLLARQVLEPGEVLHLRDDRLYHGANGLEQEDPDQPFERFIIIINCRFVDGFQNRMLRRHFPHAVINEVS from the coding sequence ATGCAAGTGACCCATATCAGTGCTGCTACTCGCCATCAGTTCTGGGCACCACATGTCGAGCGTGATCTCGAGGCACAAAACTGGAGTATCACCGACATGAGCCATCAGATCGACCTGGCGGCCTGGCAACGCTATCTTGACGACCTTCCGCGCGACCCCTACGTCAACGATCGCTGGAAGCGCATGGCATGGCTCAACATTACCGATGATGGCGACATTGCCGACATGGGTGAATGCCCAATGGCTCAGGGCGGCATGTTCAATGATGCAGACAGCATGGCGGACAAGCTGCGCTATTATCCTGCCCTGGAGCGATCCTTCATCGAACGGGACGATGTGCAGGCCTTCGTGCGGGCCTGGACAGAGCTCTGGGGGATCAGTCCACGCGAGCCAATCCTGATGCAAATCACGGGAGTCAAGGGTACAGGCCAGCTGGATCCGCTGCAGGGCCAGGGCATTCACGCCGACGGCAGCCAGTTCCTCAGTATCATGGTACTCAATCGTGAGAATGTCCGGGGAGGCGACAGCTGTCTCTACGCCGACAAGGCCGGTACACAACTGTTGGCCCGTCAGGTGCTGGAACCCGGCGAGGTCCTCCATCTGCGCGATGATCGGCTCTACCACGGCGCCAATGGTCTCGAACAGGAAGATCCGGATCAGCCTTTCGAGCGCTTCATCATTATCATCAATTGCCGCTTCGTCGACGGTTTCCAGAACCGCATGTTGCGGCGTCACTTCCCACATGCCGTGATCAACGAAGTCAGTTGA
- a CDS encoding Yip1 family protein translates to MMMQHVWGLLAHPGREWQQIRGEAESETIAQHYTRHVLLLAAIPVICSWIGTTQFGWNFGEGKAVTVSPVTAFYLAIVFYIMLLAAVALMGSVLHWLAHRFPHRPSRRRCIIFAGYIATPMFLSGIVAIYPLIWLCLLAGTIGLCYTGWLLYQGVPGFFSVNARDAGIVSVSTLGIGVLVLEALLAATVVLWGYGPDLF, encoded by the coding sequence ATGATGATGCAGCATGTCTGGGGACTTCTGGCCCATCCCGGCAGGGAGTGGCAGCAGATACGTGGAGAAGCGGAATCGGAGACCATTGCGCAGCATTACACTCGCCATGTGCTGCTACTGGCGGCCATACCCGTGATCTGCTCGTGGATCGGTACTACACAGTTCGGCTGGAATTTCGGTGAAGGCAAGGCCGTTACGGTGTCACCGGTTACGGCATTCTATCTGGCGATTGTCTTTTACATCATGCTTCTCGCGGCTGTCGCTCTGATGGGAAGCGTACTGCACTGGCTGGCCCATCGGTTTCCCCACCGGCCGAGTCGACGGCGCTGTATCATCTTTGCCGGTTATATTGCGACGCCGATGTTCCTCAGTGGCATTGTCGCGATTTATCCGCTGATCTGGCTGTGTCTGCTCGCCGGTACGATTGGCCTGTGCTACACAGGCTGGCTCCTCTATCAGGGGGTACCGGGTTTCTTCAGTGTCAATGCACGCGATGCCGGCATCGTTTCAGTATCCACTCTGGGTATCGGTGTACTGGTGCTTGAGGCGCTGCTGGCGGCCACGGTGGTGCTCTGGGGATATGGTCCGGATCTTTTCTGA
- the fdhA gene encoding formaldehyde dehydrogenase, glutathione-independent, whose translation MASADNRGVVYRGAGKVAVEDIAFPELALGNRKCEHGVILKVLTTNICGSDQHMVRGRTTAPEGLVLGHEITGEVIECGRDVEFVKQGDVVSVPFNVACGRCRNCRRGDTHICLNVNPARPGGAYGYVDMGGWVGGQAEYVMVPYADFQLLVFPDREQAMEKILDLTMLTDIFPTGFHGCLTAGVQPGSTVYIAGAGPVGLAAAASARLLGAACVIVGDMKPQRLEQARSFGCEPLDLRQDASMPELIESILGVPEVDAAVDAVGFEANCHGHNHAHEQPATVLNAAMEITQAGGRVGIPGLYVTEDPGASSEDAKHGNLSMKFGLGWAKAMSFHTGQTPAMRYQRQLMQAVLHGRVEIGKAVNATPISLEQAPKGYADFDSGVAKKFVIDPHGILNT comes from the coding sequence ATGGCTTCAGCAGATAATCGCGGTGTTGTGTATCGAGGTGCCGGCAAGGTGGCGGTTGAAGATATTGCTTTCCCGGAACTGGCACTGGGTAATCGCAAGTGTGAGCATGGTGTCATTCTCAAGGTGCTGACCACCAATATCTGCGGCAGCGATCAGCATATGGTGCGTGGCCGTACGACGGCTCCCGAGGGGCTCGTGCTGGGTCACGAAATTACCGGAGAAGTCATCGAGTGTGGCCGTGATGTCGAATTCGTCAAACAGGGGGATGTTGTCTCCGTTCCTTTCAATGTCGCCTGTGGTCGCTGTCGCAACTGCCGTCGGGGCGATACGCACATCTGTCTCAATGTGAATCCTGCTCGACCCGGTGGCGCCTACGGCTATGTCGATATGGGGGGATGGGTCGGCGGTCAGGCCGAGTATGTCATGGTGCCTTATGCCGATTTCCAGCTGCTGGTCTTTCCCGACAGGGAACAGGCCATGGAAAAGATCCTCGATCTGACCATGCTGACGGATATCTTTCCGACCGGTTTTCATGGCTGTCTGACGGCCGGGGTGCAGCCGGGCTCTACCGTGTATATCGCAGGCGCCGGACCGGTGGGGTTGGCGGCGGCGGCTTCTGCGCGGTTGCTGGGGGCCGCCTGTGTCATTGTCGGCGACATGAAACCGCAACGTCTTGAACAGGCGCGCAGCTTCGGTTGTGAACCCCTGGATCTGCGCCAGGATGCCAGTATGCCGGAATTGATCGAATCGATTCTGGGGGTCCCGGAAGTGGATGCGGCAGTGGATGCTGTCGGCTTTGAAGCCAATTGTCATGGGCACAATCATGCCCATGAGCAGCCTGCCACGGTACTCAATGCGGCGATGGAAATTACCCAGGCCGGCGGCCGGGTCGGTATTCCGGGGCTCTATGTTACCGAGGATCCGGGGGCTTCCAGCGAGGACGCGAAGCACGGCAATCTGTCGATGAAATTCGGTCTGGGCTGGGCCAAGGCCATGTCTTTTCATACCGGCCAGACACCCGCGATGCGCTATCAGCGACAGCTGATGCAGGCCGTTTTGCATGGCAGGGTGGAAATCGGCAAGGCCGTGAACGCTACGCCGATCAGTCTTGAGCAAGCGCCAAAGGGCTATGCTGATTTCGATAGCGGTGTGGCCAAAAAATTCGTGATTGACCCGCACGGCATACTGAACACCTGA
- a CDS encoding putative bifunctional diguanylate cyclase/phosphodiesterase, producing MADRIGRGAMGFAIALAVVLACSLMALEWTRVSLAWQQGASLAILLLLLLTIGYIARGWRRLDVEFRTRVGPEKLALAQRRHGESEQRFRALLESLPKVAVQGYDRERRVIYWNEASTQLYGYDAEEVQGSLLEDLIIPGEMREDVIRAHRNWITKGDAIPPGELELVSKSGAPVAVFSHHVMLGEHTHDPLMFCVDVDLSDQKQVRRELDFVTHFDPLTRLPNRRTFESELEGFMRECQRRRMHLAVLFIDLDRFGDVNVARGFEQGNQLLMQVADRLRECQQDSALLSRFDADEFVMAFAYLSAERDVLTLIDRIMAQFSAPFALEGGELHVTARLGVSLYPDNGREAAELIHHAELAKNRAKGSDHSRYWFFNRQIHDTLLRQHELLERLQRAIERQELCVHYQPQVSSMSGRIENLEALVRWFPEDGGEPVPPSEFIPLAERFNLIHRLGDWIVREVCRQQACWKAAGLNGYRIDINFSGRQIAVPGVFDQLQRCMQEYHLNHRDIGIELTENVLVQADDSVLESLHRLYHRGMKIAIDDFGTGYSTLSYLKLFPVTSLKIDRSFVTDAPASPRDRAILAGIVFIAHRLGLEVVAEGVETLAQLELMRDLNCDLVQGHYHFRPMPAAEVQRLMRDQPLLSIP from the coding sequence ATGGCCGACCGGATAGGCAGAGGGGCAATGGGCTTTGCCATTGCACTGGCCGTGGTGCTGGCCTGTAGTCTGATGGCGCTGGAATGGACCCGGGTGTCGCTGGCCTGGCAACAGGGGGCAAGTCTCGCCATCCTGCTGCTGCTGTTATTGACCATTGGTTATATTGCCCGCGGCTGGCGGCGTCTGGATGTGGAATTCCGGACTCGGGTCGGCCCTGAAAAACTGGCTCTGGCCCAGCGTCGTCACGGAGAAAGCGAGCAGCGTTTCCGGGCGTTACTGGAGAGCCTGCCGAAGGTGGCGGTTCAGGGATATGATCGCGAGCGACGAGTGATCTACTGGAATGAAGCCAGTACGCAACTCTATGGTTACGATGCCGAGGAAGTGCAGGGCAGTCTGCTCGAAGATCTGATCATTCCCGGGGAGATGCGTGAAGATGTGATACGCGCACATCGCAACTGGATTACAAAAGGAGATGCCATACCCCCCGGTGAGCTGGAGCTGGTCAGTAAAAGTGGCGCGCCGGTTGCCGTTTTCTCTCACCACGTCATGCTGGGTGAGCATACGCACGATCCACTGATGTTCTGTGTTGATGTCGATCTTTCCGATCAGAAACAGGTCAGACGAGAGCTCGATTTCGTCACGCATTTCGATCCACTGACCCGATTGCCCAACCGGCGCACCTTCGAGTCCGAGCTTGAGGGGTTCATGCGCGAGTGTCAGCGGCGACGCATGCATCTGGCGGTACTGTTTATCGATCTAGACCGCTTCGGTGATGTGAACGTGGCGCGTGGCTTTGAACAGGGCAATCAGTTGCTGATGCAGGTGGCCGATCGTCTTCGCGAGTGTCAGCAGGACTCGGCATTGCTGTCGCGCTTTGATGCCGATGAGTTCGTCATGGCCTTTGCCTATCTGAGCGCAGAACGGGATGTATTAACGCTGATCGACCGCATCATGGCGCAGTTCAGTGCTCCCTTTGCACTTGAAGGGGGTGAGCTGCACGTGACCGCAAGGCTGGGGGTGAGTCTTTACCCTGATAATGGTCGTGAAGCAGCCGAGCTGATTCACCATGCCGAATTGGCCAAGAATCGCGCCAAGGGCTCCGATCACAGCCGATACTGGTTCTTCAATCGCCAGATTCACGACACCCTTTTACGGCAGCATGAATTGCTGGAGCGGCTCCAGCGAGCCATCGAACGCCAGGAGCTGTGTGTTCATTATCAGCCCCAGGTCTCATCAATGAGTGGGCGTATCGAAAACCTCGAGGCCCTGGTGCGCTGGTTTCCGGAAGACGGGGGTGAGCCTGTCCCGCCGAGCGAGTTCATTCCACTGGCCGAGCGCTTTAATCTGATTCATCGCCTGGGGGACTGGATTGTTCGTGAGGTCTGTCGTCAGCAGGCCTGCTGGAAAGCTGCAGGATTGAACGGGTATCGCATCGATATCAATTTCTCCGGGCGTCAGATTGCCGTACCCGGTGTCTTTGATCAGCTTCAGCGTTGCATGCAGGAGTATCATCTCAACCATCGCGATATCGGCATCGAGCTGACCGAGAACGTACTGGTTCAGGCTGACGATAGTGTGCTTGAGTCGCTGCACCGGCTCTATCATCGCGGTATGAAGATCGCCATCGATGACTTCGGCACCGGTTATTCGACGCTGAGCTATCTCAAGCTGTTTCCGGTCACCTCGCTGAAGATCGATCGCAGCTTCGTAACCGATGCACCTGCCAGCCCGCGCGATCGGGCCATTCTGGCCGGGATAGTCTTCATTGCGCATCGGCTGGGTCTTGAAGTCGTGGCTGAAGGGGTCGAAACCCTTGCCCAGCTTGAGCTGATGCGTGATCTCAATTGTGATCTGGTCCAGGGCCATTATCACTTCCGTCCCATGCCGGCCGCTGAGGTCCAGCGCCTGATGCGTGATCAGCCATTGCTCAGCATCCCCTGA
- a CDS encoding hybrid-cluster NAD(P)-dependent oxidoreductase: MSEAFLNPVNTQTWTNGRHEVRCVKVIQETRDVRTFCFMAEQPVMFFFKPGQFVTLELDIGGRQIMRSYTISSAPSVPYSFSITVKRLPDGEVSNWLHDNFGEGDRLVVHGPVGGFNAIDHPSEKVLYLSGGVGITPLMSMTRWFFDTNANVDIAFVHSARTPADVIYARELEHMASRIPEFDLHIVCERREIGQSWAGYRGFLTRQLLELIAPDYLEREIFCCGPEPYMKAVRGILSDQGFDMSHYHEESFGATPASVREDALEWSEAAEAQAEEVDRADLIPIEFAESGRSIRVGDNDTIHAAAARLGLHIPKACGMGICGTCRVMMLEGEVEMEHNGGITEDDEAEGYILSCCSRPKGRVVIDY, translated from the coding sequence ATGTCCGAAGCGTTTCTCAATCCGGTCAACACCCAGACCTGGACCAACGGTCGCCACGAGGTGCGCTGTGTCAAGGTCATCCAGGAGACGCGTGACGTACGCACCTTCTGTTTCATGGCCGAGCAGCCGGTGATGTTCTTTTTCAAGCCGGGGCAGTTCGTGACGCTTGAACTCGACATCGGCGGGCGTCAGATCATGCGCTCTTACACCATATCCAGTGCACCCTCGGTGCCCTACAGCTTTTCGATCACCGTCAAGCGGCTACCCGACGGTGAGGTCTCGAACTGGCTGCATGACAATTTCGGTGAAGGCGACCGCCTGGTGGTGCATGGTCCGGTGGGTGGGTTCAACGCCATCGATCACCCCTCGGAAAAGGTGCTGTACCTCTCCGGTGGTGTCGGTATCACGCCGCTGATGTCGATGACCCGCTGGTTCTTTGACACCAATGCCAATGTCGATATTGCCTTCGTACACAGTGCCCGGACGCCGGCGGATGTGATCTATGCCCGGGAGCTGGAACACATGGCATCGCGCATTCCCGAGTTCGATCTGCACATTGTCTGTGAGCGCCGTGAGATCGGGCAGAGCTGGGCCGGCTACCGGGGCTTTCTGACCCGGCAGCTGCTGGAACTGATAGCCCCTGATTACCTTGAACGCGAGATTTTCTGCTGCGGTCCCGAGCCTTACATGAAAGCCGTGCGCGGTATCCTGAGCGATCAGGGATTCGACATGTCGCATTACCATGAAGAGTCCTTTGGCGCCACGCCGGCATCGGTCCGTGAGGATGCGCTGGAGTGGTCCGAAGCCGCCGAGGCACAGGCCGAGGAAGTCGATCGGGCTGATCTGATTCCGATCGAGTTTGCTGAAAGCGGGCGCAGTATCCGGGTGGGCGATAACGATACCATTCACGCTGCCGCCGCGCGGCTCGGCCTGCATATCCCCAAGGCCTGTGGCATGGGCATCTGTGGGACCTGCCGGGTCATGATGCTCGAAGGTGAAGTCGAGATGGAGCACAACGGCGGCATAACTGAAGATGACGAAGCTGAAGGGTATATTCTGTCCTGCTGTTCACGACCGAAAGGGCGGGTGGTCATCGACTATTGA
- a CDS encoding sarcosine oxidase subunit delta: MFYIRCPYTHEYHSEEEFKPCGQAQIRRAESPVSTSDEQWGDYLFFRDNIRGVHHEMWMHLPTRRYFNVTRHTVTNEILETWRIGEEPRYRTDGRGGVIDTQADNDGEEVA, encoded by the coding sequence ATGTTCTACATCCGCTGCCCTTACACCCACGAATACCACAGCGAAGAGGAGTTCAAACCCTGCGGGCAGGCGCAGATCCGGCGGGCCGAGTCGCCGGTCAGCACCAGTGACGAGCAGTGGGGGGACTACCTGTTCTTTCGCGACAACATCCGTGGAGTTCACCACGAGATGTGGATGCATCTCCCGACACGCCGGTACTTCAATGTGACCCGTCACACTGTCACCAACGAGATTCTGGAAACCTGGCGCATCGGTGAAGAGCCGCGCTACCGTACGGATGGCCGTGGCGGCGTGATCGATACTCAGGCTGATAACGATGGCGAGGAGGTGGCATGA
- a CDS encoding aromatic ring-hydroxylating oxygenase subunit alpha, which yields MHSLVRLPEDDVRQQTRYAVYDMLSRRDPRLSLEQPFYNDQRVFELEMETLFKSEWLFAAMGCEMPKKGNFVTLDIGDNPIVIVRGGDGTLHGFHNVCRHRGSRLCLHEKGKVAKLVCPYHQWTYELDGRLLFAGQDMGDDFDLSAYGLQPLHVREAGGFVFVCLAETPPPLDDFLTTLEHYMALYEMDNARVAVQSDIVEEANWKLVIENNRECYHCSGAHPELLASLQEFDDTDDPRASDAYRELVKRQQATWEACNIPWQLTRLDRRNRLTRTPLIDGIVSMTPDGKVGCQKLMGSLTTPDLGSLRILHLPNSWNHCLGDHLITFRVLPLGPQRTLVTTKWIVRGDAVEGTDYDPERLRAVWDATNDQDRRLAEENQRGINSMAYRPGPYSPTFEFGVIDFLQWYGERMLTHLTGEEANESIPEEPALSLARG from the coding sequence ATGCACTCGCTTGTCCGCCTGCCGGAAGATGATGTCCGCCAGCAGACCCGTTATGCCGTATATGACATGCTCAGCCGACGCGATCCTCGGCTCTCTCTGGAGCAGCCGTTCTACAACGATCAGCGCGTGTTCGAACTGGAAATGGAAACCCTGTTCAAAAGCGAATGGCTGTTCGCCGCCATGGGCTGCGAAATGCCGAAGAAGGGCAATTTCGTCACCCTCGACATCGGTGACAATCCGATCGTTATCGTGCGCGGCGGTGATGGCACACTCCATGGTTTCCATAATGTTTGTCGCCATCGCGGCTCACGGCTCTGTCTACACGAAAAAGGCAAGGTCGCCAAACTGGTCTGCCCCTACCACCAGTGGACCTATGAACTTGATGGACGCCTGCTGTTTGCCGGCCAGGATATGGGAGACGACTTCGATCTGAGCGCCTATGGCCTGCAGCCGCTTCACGTGCGTGAAGCCGGGGGGTTCGTATTTGTCTGTCTGGCCGAGACACCACCACCGCTTGACGACTTCCTGACCACACTCGAGCACTACATGGCGCTCTATGAAATGGACAACGCCAGAGTTGCCGTGCAATCCGATATCGTCGAGGAAGCCAACTGGAAGCTGGTCATCGAAAACAACCGCGAATGCTATCACTGCAGTGGTGCCCATCCGGAGCTTCTCGCCTCGCTGCAGGAATTCGACGATACCGATGACCCCCGTGCCAGTGATGCCTACCGAGAGCTGGTCAAGCGTCAGCAGGCCACCTGGGAGGCATGCAACATCCCATGGCAGCTGACTCGGCTGGATCGTCGCAATCGCCTCACTCGCACACCACTGATCGATGGCATCGTGTCAATGACGCCGGATGGCAAGGTGGGCTGTCAGAAGCTGATGGGAAGTCTCACTACGCCGGATCTTGGCTCACTACGTATCCTTCATCTGCCCAACTCGTGGAACCACTGTCTCGGCGATCATCTGATCACCTTCCGAGTGCTGCCGCTGGGGCCCCAGCGAACTCTGGTCACGACCAAATGGATCGTACGTGGTGATGCTGTAGAGGGGACCGACTATGACCCCGAGCGACTACGCGCCGTATGGGATGCCACCAATGATCAGGACCGTCGACTGGCCGAGGAGAATCAGCGCGGCATCAATTCCATGGCGTATCGCCCCGGACCCTATTCACCGACCTTCGAGTTCGGCGTGATCGATTTCCTGCAGTGGTATGGCGAGCGGATGCTCACCCATCTGACAGGTGAAGAGGCCAATGAAAGCATACCGGAGGAGCCGGCACTATCGCTGGCCAGAGGTTAG
- a CDS encoding DNA-3-methyladenine glycosylase I, giving the protein MVTDECRCRWAQGNALLAEYHDHEWGVPEYDDRALWEKLMLDGFQAGLSWLTVLRKREAFRECFAGFEPERVAQFEEPDVQKLLEDARIIRSRAKIEATIGNARAYLAMRDQGEPFGAFVWQMIGHRPIQNEGPVPTQTALSKELSQALKRRGFRFVGPTIVYAWMQAVGMVNDHAEHCWRRQPVASMADRC; this is encoded by the coding sequence ATGGTGACGGATGAGTGTCGCTGCCGCTGGGCGCAGGGCAATGCGCTGCTGGCCGAGTATCACGATCATGAGTGGGGCGTGCCGGAATACGATGATCGTGCCCTATGGGAAAAGCTGATGCTGGACGGTTTCCAGGCCGGGCTGTCGTGGCTGACCGTACTGCGCAAGCGGGAAGCCTTCCGTGAGTGCTTCGCCGGTTTCGAGCCGGAACGTGTGGCGCAATTTGAAGAGCCCGATGTTCAAAAGTTGCTCGAGGATGCACGCATCATCCGCTCACGTGCCAAGATAGAAGCGACCATCGGCAACGCTCGCGCCTATCTGGCCATGCGTGATCAGGGCGAGCCTTTTGGCGCCTTCGTCTGGCAGATGATCGGTCATCGGCCGATTCAGAACGAAGGGCCGGTACCAACACAGACAGCCCTTTCAAAAGAGCTCTCTCAGGCGCTGAAACGACGCGGTTTTCGCTTTGTCGGGCCCACCATCGTGTATGCCTGGATGCAGGCGGTAGGGATGGTCAACGATCACGCTGAACACTGCTGGCGGCGTCAGCCGGTAGCGTCAATGGCCGACCGATGCTGA
- a CDS encoding sarcosine oxidase subunit beta family protein, giving the protein MERYSGFGLVRHALSHHEQWQRMWRNPAPKSHYDVIIVGGGGHGLATAWYLAKEHGITNVAVIEKGWLGGGNTARNTTIVRSNYLFDESARLYEHALKLWEGLSQDINYNVMFSQRGVLNVAHTMQDVRDTRRRVNANRLNGIDSDYLDADGVKKLVPAMDCSENARYPVLGASFQPRAGVARHDAVAWGYARAADSRGVDLLQNTEVTGFLIENGEVKGVETSRGEIRAGRVGVVTAGNSGTMAKMAGFRLPIESHPLQALVSEPLKPVIDTVIMSNQVHGYISQSDKGDLVIGAGVDGYVGYGQRGSYSIIEHVIQAIVEMFPSLSRVRMNRQWGGVVDTTPDASPIISTTPVKGLFFNCGWGTGGFKATPGSGHIFAWTLAKGRPHPIAEPYSMQRFHTGALVDEHGAAAVAH; this is encoded by the coding sequence ATGGAACGCTACTCGGGATTCGGACTGGTCCGCCATGCACTCAGCCATCATGAGCAGTGGCAGCGCATGTGGCGCAATCCGGCGCCGAAGTCGCATTACGACGTCATCATTGTAGGTGGTGGCGGTCATGGGCTGGCGACGGCGTGGTATCTCGCCAAAGAGCACGGCATTACCAATGTCGCAGTGATTGAAAAGGGATGGCTGGGTGGCGGCAATACCGCCCGCAACACCACCATCGTGCGTTCCAACTATCTGTTCGACGAATCCGCACGTCTCTATGAGCATGCGCTCAAGCTGTGGGAGGGGCTCTCCCAGGACATCAACTACAACGTGATGTTCTCGCAGCGTGGTGTGCTCAATGTGGCGCATACCATGCAGGATGTGCGTGATACCCGCCGCCGGGTCAACGCCAACCGGCTCAACGGCATCGACAGCGATTATCTCGATGCCGATGGCGTGAAGAAGCTGGTGCCGGCCATGGATTGTTCGGAGAACGCCCGTTATCCGGTACTGGGCGCTTCCTTTCAGCCGCGTGCCGGTGTGGCCCGGCATGACGCCGTGGCCTGGGGATACGCACGCGCGGCCGACAGCCGCGGGGTGGACCTGCTGCAGAATACCGAAGTCACCGGTTTTCTGATCGAGAACGGCGAGGTGAAAGGCGTCGAAACCTCCCGTGGCGAGATTCGTGCCGGCCGCGTCGGTGTCGTGACTGCCGGCAACTCCGGCACCATGGCCAAAATGGCCGGTTTCCGATTGCCGATCGAATCTCATCCGCTGCAGGCGTTGGTCTCCGAGCCGCTCAAGCCGGTGATCGACACCGTCATCATGTCCAACCAGGTCCATGGCTATATCAGCCAGTCCGACAAGGGGGATCTGGTGATCGGCGCCGGGGTCGACGGCTACGTCGGCTATGGCCAGCGTGGCAGCTACTCGATCATCGAGCACGTCATCCAGGCGATCGTCGAGATGTTTCCCTCGCTCTCCCGGGTACGCATGAACCGCCAGTGGGGCGGTGTCGTCGATACCACCCCGGATGCTTCTCCGATTATTTCCACCACACCGGTCAAGGGCCTCTTCTTCAATTGCGGCTGGGGCACTGGTGGCTTCAAGGCCACGCCCGGCTCGGGACACATTTTTGCCTGGACACTGGCAAAAGGACGCCCGCATCCGATCGCCGAACCCTACTCGATGCAGCGTTTCCATACCGGGGCGCTCGTTGATGAGCATGGTGCGGCGGCGGTGGCGCACTAG